Within the Vagococcus carniphilus genome, the region CCTCTTATAAAGAAGCTGTTTCTCTTGTTGATGAAAATTTTATCTACCGCGTTGGTGAAATGGCAATAGCTGACGACTACAATGAAGACCGATGGGTAGATTCGACTCACGGAATTCATTTTTATATGACCTGGGAAGAAGCAATTGGTTACATGTAAAAAAAGCAACAAAAGTAAAATACTTTTGTTGCATTGATATGTTTTTATTCACTTGGTTTTGCGGCTAAAATTTCTATCTCAATTCCAATTTCAGGTAATCCTAAAGCAGAGATATAAGCAATTGTCATTGAGGGATTTGTTTCAAAAAAAGAGTGCCAAACATTATCAAAATGATCCCAGTTAATTTCTTCAACTGACCAAATGTTTACTTTTACAATGTGTTCAGCTCTTAAGTTTTCAGATAAAAGAGCTCGTTCAATATTTTTAAACGTATTTTCCACTTGCTCCTTATGACTAACCGGAATATTTCCTTCTAAGTCATTTCCAATTTGACCTGAAAAAGTATACAATTCGCTATTTCTAGGAATGACTGTCACATGGCTATACTCACCAACTGGTTTTGGCATTGTATTTGGATTTCTTTTAATAATATTCTTCATATATTTTCCTCTATTCTTTATTAGTCTAACCCTTATTTATTATTAATTTTTAAAAGTTAGACTATTTTAGAAGAAAACAGCTGTCGAATAACCAATTCCCATTGATAAAAACATTAATATCTTCTTTTTCATTGATTACTCCCCTCTCTTTCAAAAATAGTTTAACGAATTTCTCTAAAAAAGTAAAACAAAAAATCAAGAAAACTATTTAACCTGTTTTCTTGATTTTTATTTTATTGTTTTAAAGTAAAATTAGTTGGTTGAATAGCTTCAATGACAGGATTTTTTTGTAGATACGTAGATATTAATTCAGTCATATCTACTGTAACTTCCTTAACAATTTTTTCTGCGCCAAACATGTCATAATCCCCACCACCAACTGCACGGTATTGATTCATAACTACTTCAATTTTTTGATCATTTAACAAAGGTTTTCCATGATAACTAAGTTCTGTAATACGACTACCTTTAGGTTGTTTCACATCAATCGTATAATCGATACCACTATAGATATCATAATTAAAATGGGCTACTTTAGGTTCAAGGAAGTCAAGACTAACATGAACCCCATCTTCTTCATTATACTCAAAATAAGAAGCACTTCTTTCTAGAGCAGCTTTTAGTTCTGATCCAGTGATAGAAAGTACAGCTAATGTATTAGGATAAATATAGTTCGTCACGATATCTCGCATGCTAATTGTTTCTTTGAAGCCTTTTGCATAATCGTCGAATAGAGCAGTTCCAGAAACATCAACACCTGTTGCCTCTTTTTGAACGGCTTGAATAAATTCGATATAAGGATGACTATGCATTCTAACTTCCATTGGATCCTTAATCGTCATATCTCCTGAAACAGTTCCTAATTTTTGATCTAACCAAGTTTCAACTTTTTCCAATAACGGAAGGAATTTTTCTTTTAATTCTTGGTTTTCTATTTGATCAGTTATTTCAATTAATTCAGCATGTGTTTTCTCAATTGTTTGAGTTGATTTTTTATAATCTACATCTACTCTAGCTAAAAACTTACCTTTATCACCAGGTTGAGTTGTTGGTGCCGGACCATCATTAGAGGCAATATAGCGATGTTGATGTCCTGTTAACAAAACATCAATTCCACTAACTTCATGAAGTAAATCATACCCTTCATTTTCACCTGTTAATACTTCAGTTGGTTCACCTGTCTCTAAATCTTTTTCAAAACCACCATGATAACTAACAATCACGATATCTGCTAAATCTCGAAGCTTAGGAACAAATTCTTTAGCTGTTTCAACAGCAGATTTAAAGACTAAACCCTTAACTGTTTGAGGTTGTTCCCAATGAGGAATATAAGGCGTCGTCAATCCTAAAACAGCAATCTTTACACCCTCTCTTTCAAAAACAACATAAGGTGTTCCTGTTAAATAATCGCCATTTTCTTTTAAGATATTAGCGCATACGATTGGGTAATTTAAACGATTAATCGTTCTTTCCAAAAATTCAATGCCATAATTAAATTCATGATTACCTAAAACCCCGCAATCATAACCTACTTCATTCATAATATCTGCCATTGATCCTTCATCAGGATTCTTAGCTAAATAAAAACTTAACGGTGAACCTTGTAAAAAATCACCATTATCAATTTTTAAAATGTTACCTTCTTTTTTATCCTCAATAGCCCGAATTTCACTAACTACTTTAGTCAGTCCAAAATTTAAAGATTGATTTCTTTTTCTAAAATCAGTCGGGTAGAGATAGCCATGTGTATCACTGGTTGATAATACAGTTAATTTCATTTTTAAAACATCCTATCCATTCACTAATTTATTTCTTAATTTATTTGAAACGACTTCTACAATTAAAATTAGAATGATTAAGCCAATTAAAATTGACCCTACTTGATTCCATCTATAAGAGTTCATGGCAAAAATTAATGGAGAACCAATACCACCGGCACCTACTAAACCTAAAATAGTTGCGTCCCTTAAATTCATGTCAAAACGATAAATTGTAATGGAAGAAAAATTAGCAATCAATTGAGGTATAATACCAAATCTAATTTTCTCAAAAGTTGTACATCCCATTGAATCCATCGCTTCTAAAATACCACGGTCTATATCTTCAATAACATCCACATATAATTTTGAAACCATCCCTATTGAAGTCAAAGACATTGTCATCGCTCCTGCAAATGGTCCAGGTCCTGTCACACGTACAAACATTAAACCATAAACTAATGCGGGAACTGTTCTAATAACAATAACAAGAAATCTCATAACAAGGTAAACCGGTTTAGGTACAACACTAGGCGCCATTAAGAAAGCAACTGGTATAGATAAAATTGCTCCAAAAATAGTTCCTATAAAAGCAATACAGATTGTTTCAAATAACAAATAAAAGACACCTTGATTCGTAAAATTCCAAAGTAAATTCATATCAGGTGTTAAAATCCCCTGAATAATTTTACTAGCAATTTTCCAACCTCCATCATCTACTGCATTAAATTCTATTGCAGAAAGTGACCAGATAAAAGAGCCAACAATTATAAGAGTTAATATCATATATTGTGCTTTTTTAGAAGGTTCTTGTCTTAATTTTTCTTCTATTGATTGATTCATTATACTCTCCTTCATCTACTGTAACTTCTTACGAGCGTACTCACTGATCGACTCAATAATGGCAACCGAAATAATCAGAACAACCAAAATAGTTCCCACGTTTCCATATTCACGCCAACCTAACTGCTCATTTAAAATAATTCCTAACCCACCAGCACCTACATACCCTAAAATAGATGCATATCTTAAATTACCTTCAAAATTAAATAAAGTGGTTGAAAGAAATGTTGGTAAAATTTCTGGTACAATCGCATAACGAAATGCTTGAAAGCGAGTTAATCCCATTGACTCTAGTGCCTCAAATGTAGACATATCAAGAGATTCAATTTGTTCATAAGTTAATTTTCCAACGTAAGCTACTGTAAAAATAAAAATTGCTAACGTTCCTGCCATTGTTCCTAAGCCAAAAATAAAAGTCGCAATTAATGCTGTAACAATTGTTGGTAATGTTCTTAAAATACTAAATAATAGCTTAAAAAAACCAGTAA harbors:
- the phnE gene encoding phosphonate ABC transporter, permease protein PhnE → MNQSIEEKLRQEPSKKAQYMILTLIIVGSFIWSLSAIEFNAVDDGGWKIASKIIQGILTPDMNLLWNFTNQGVFYLLFETICIAFIGTIFGAILSIPVAFLMAPSVVPKPVYLVMRFLVIVIRTVPALVYGLMFVRVTGPGPFAGAMTMSLTSIGMVSKLYVDVIEDIDRGILEAMDSMGCTTFEKIRFGIIPQLIANFSSITIYRFDMNLRDATILGLVGAGGIGSPLIFAMNSYRWNQVGSILIGLIILILIVEVVSNKLRNKLVNG
- the phnE gene encoding phosphonate ABC transporter, permease protein PhnE: MNSIWKGKKITLSNGKTVVEKPSLVPLITLIILIFTVISMKVTKFDFYALATRGDQFFVILKGMFPPDLSFLDRVWAPLFDTIKMSLLGSLVGAIVSVPLALLASANIVHSKLITGFFKLLFSILRTLPTIVTALIATFIFGLGTMAGTLAIFIFTVAYVGKLTYEQIESLDMSTFEALESMGLTRFQAFRYAIVPEILPTFLSTTLFNFEGNLRYASILGYVGAGGLGIILNEQLGWREYGNVGTILVVLIISVAIIESISEYARKKLQ
- a CDS encoding RidA family protein, which translates into the protein MKNIIKRNPNTMPKPVGEYSHVTVIPRNSELYTFSGQIGNDLEGNIPVSHKEQVENTFKNIERALLSENLRAEHIVKVNIWSVEEINWDHFDNVWHSFFETNPSMTIAYISALGLPEIGIEIEILAAKPSE
- a CDS encoding bifunctional metallophosphatase/5'-nucleotidase — its product is MKLTVLSTSDTHGYLYPTDFRKRNQSLNFGLTKVVSEIRAIEDKKEGNILKIDNGDFLQGSPLSFYLAKNPDEGSMADIMNEVGYDCGVLGNHEFNYGIEFLERTINRLNYPIVCANILKENGDYLTGTPYVVFEREGVKIAVLGLTTPYIPHWEQPQTVKGLVFKSAVETAKEFVPKLRDLADIVIVSYHGGFEKDLETGEPTEVLTGENEGYDLLHEVSGIDVLLTGHQHRYIASNDGPAPTTQPGDKGKFLARVDVDYKKSTQTIEKTHAELIEITDQIENQELKEKFLPLLEKVETWLDQKLGTVSGDMTIKDPMEVRMHSHPYIEFIQAVQKEATGVDVSGTALFDDYAKGFKETISMRDIVTNYIYPNTLAVLSITGSELKAALERSASYFEYNEEDGVHVSLDFLEPKVAHFNYDIYSGIDYTIDVKQPKGSRITELSYHGKPLLNDQKIEVVMNQYRAVGGGDYDMFGAEKIVKEVTVDMTELISTYLQKNPVIEAIQPTNFTLKQ